tgcggtgactcgggctgccgatgTCGTCCCGGCATGActtacttgatgcagtgcgggaccgcgcagtggcccagggacccagctgggtctaaaactcacttgctcaatagtTTTTCTGTCTGTGTGAGCCTGCAGGAAAAATCATTCAAAACTTTGCAATTACTTTTTGGATCACAATACAAGTTAAACTTTTTCCCCTCATCTTCCGTCCAACCTATGCTTGAAGCTAGGATAAATGAATGCCTATTGTATGTTTTCCTTGATCTCCTTACAGCTTGTGCTCTAGCCCTTGTTTTCTCAAGTGTTCTGCCTGGCTTGTTCACTGTGGTCATACTACCTTGCAAATTATTTGTTGTGCATATATATTTCCTGACATTGCTGAGCACATAATGGTGAAAGCATCTTATCAGTAGGTTTTTTTTGCAGTTCAACGTGATATTGAGTGAAAACTTGATTGAAGTATTTTTTTCAACGTTTTAAATGTCCCCTGAACATTGATGCGTATGAAGGAATGAGCACATGGGGGTATGAGTATTCTCAGTGATGCAAAGGCTCTGCTACCTAGAGGACCTCTTATCTGTCATCATAAAACCATGCAGTATTTTATACACAGGCTGCACTACAAGGTGTTAGGAATGTCGCCTTGCCAAATGCCGTTTGACTCAACTGCCAGTCTTGTGCTGTTTTTGTCTGGCACCTTGTCCACATGTTGTTAGAGTTAAGGGTTCACTGTACAGACAGTGCAGTTTCTGATGCCATAGAAATGCAAGCATGTGCCCCATGTGGTGCAATGTGCCTGCCCTATTTTTGAATGAACCAGCGAAATAAGCACTCGCTAACTCCAAAGCTCTCTGCCTCATGTTGAGATTAACCGTTCGTGGTTATGACTTTAATAGCTCACCCCTCCAGCAGCGCTGCAACGTACTCCGCTGTGCACTTTTTTCCATTAGTTTTCTTATCATGCTGTTTTTTTGCTGTGATTTGTTGCTTTCCATTTTGTCTGACGTGCTGTTTTGATGTGTGCGGTTTTTACCTGttttgttttgtcgctgtgctgttcttTTGTGTCCCTATTAGTTACAGCTTGAGCTTGAATGGCATGAAGAATGCAGCGTGGACACTACTTGTTCATTTTTACGAAGGCCGAACCCAAACCAAAGTTGTTGCAATAATCCTTTGTTTTTATAATACTTTAAATAACGTCTGCCCCTCTCAGTTTTGTGTTTTTTTAGCTATGTCCAAGGTTCAAAGcagcaaagtaaaaaaagaaatgtatctGACTCAAAGGAAGCAATATATACCAGGTACTGCATAGTCTGGAAAACAAAAGGTTGCAAGATATGCATAGTTTCTATACTTTGCAATTGCCATGGAGTgcctacacacacgcacactcttgCTCGCCCCGTGTCAAAATCATGTAAGAACACTAGAACCCCCCACCAATTCCTTTTATTTCATGTGGTACAGGGCAAATACAGATCAATACAAGCACATTCAATACACACACTTAAGATTAAAACCCTAAGACCTTAGCAGTTAACctatgcaaattaaaaaaaagctttgaaCTTCAAAGGCCGCTGAGCAAAACTTGCCATCGAAGAGGAGTCTTCATTGATGCTTGAACCAATCGCATGATGCAAAAATTGCGCGCGACGCGAAAATCGAACGAGTGAAGACCGGAGGCTAGAAGTGACGTAGCCAGGCACCCTCAGAAAACCAGTACGCAAACGCACCTTGTTCAGGGCAGCTCCAGGATCCAGAAAACCGAAAGCGCATCGCGACTCAGCGCCGATGATTGAACGACACATGACACTCGACAAATGACTGGACATCTTCTGGGAAGCCTCCGTCCGGAAGCAGCAGACAAAAATAACTTTACTGCTGTCTAATTTGTACAGAGTATGGCGAtacagaaaaaatgcaaaacattgcATCTAACAGTCCCCTAGCAGAGTTACAAAATAAACGGCGGTCTCGAAGTAAAATGAGAACAAAGCGTCTCAGAGTGAAATTACAGCCCAAAGACAGGGCAGCTTAACCAGAGACCAGCGTTTAGTGGGGCCCGATGCAATCGTAGCATGTGCACAGTGCCTGGCGTTGCAGGCAAAGCTGAACCCTGAAGCACCACATAGGATAGGATCACCGTGAGGCAAACGtgaggcagaaaagaaaaaaagatggaggTGGTTGAGTGGTCAAGGACAGGATACGTACCATGAGACGGCGTCGACTGCTGATAACCGGACGGGCCGGCGATAGCAGGAGCGCCAGACGCGTCCATGACTTCCATGGCGGTGGACGTGCCGTCCCCTGATAACGCGGTGGCAGGAGAGgtggcgaccacaggtggtatcgttcGGTCATCGTATGTTGTTAAACTAGATGGCGACGGCTTGATGTCTACTGCAAAtgacaagttacgaggcggtgtcagcaacagggccgagaaacttgagcaaaactttgtttaccttgactcgtggcagagatgtctgaaggcaatgaatgtTGAGCAGGAAGAAGTGCAGAGTTGTCAGTTGTGGGCCCTGTGTGATGATACTGCTGTGACTCAtcccctagtgcttgtgatgaggcgacgtccgagaactctggaacctgagaacaaaaaaggcgcatcgtaagaactaagaacatgtttggCAATCGTTACGGGCACAGActcttaaacggggagcacagcagcaagaggccacttACGTTCTCGGTCGTCGTAGATTCTTCCATAACGTCGAAATGCTCCACATCGAAGTCCGCATCGTCGCCCTCCACCACGTCGTCGCCAGTCGAGTCTTCAATATGCTGAGAGATGCTGGCCTCAACACTTGAACCGTGACGAGCGCCTGAAGGCACGGCAGTAGAGGACGACGCCGCCACATTGGAAGCCCAACTCGAAGGAGACGCGGCGGGAAGGTTCGTCACGCGATCACTAGACGTAGTGTCGTGCTCAATAATTTCGGGACTATCGGGCCCCTTGATACGCGTCGCCGGCGGAGCGTCTTCAGAGCCGCTCTTGCTTGAGTCGCTAGGTGAGCGCCGCCGATGCCGGCGGCTTCTCTTTCGTTTACTGAGCGGCGGAGATTCGGCACGCGGCGTACCCACGAGTCCAGCGTCCCCAGCACCGTCCACACTGGTCACGAGCCCACCATTCTGGTTTTCGTTGGTATCCTCCGCGAAACCCTTGACCTTCAGAGTCTCGGCAGTCTTGAGGAGCGCCGTGAGATCATCTTGCGACACGTCTACCTCACCGCGGTACATGAACTCGACTATCGCCTTCAAGTCCATGTAGCGCATGTCCTTCAGTATCACAATAGGGTGCTTGCACGGATTCTCGGCAAAAATCGCTTGAAAAAAGGGGCTGCAGGCAGAGAGGATCATCTTGTGCGCCTTCAGCGTTTGACCATCGCACGCCAGCGTAACGTCCACAAGCGCTTCATTAAACCGCAGTTGCTCGAACGCGGCCAGCATGTTCGACTGGTGGTTCGTCCACTTGAGGCAGAAGTGTTGCGATCCCATCTTAATCCCAAGTGGTTGTgcggctgcaaaggaaaaaaaaatgctacataCACCCGTAGAAAAGATGCTGCGCTCAAATATGCGACGCGGAGCAAGCTGTAAAACTGGCTGAAAGCACAAAATCCTCAAATTCATGTCAAAATTGCAAAAGAAGCCGACCCAAACGCCAGTGTCGGTGTCGAAAATTATAAACCGAATCGTAAAAAAAGTGGGCCTCATACTTTTGTCGCAAGTCCGTGCCTCCTCGGGATAATTCAAAATAGCGAATGCCAGGTTGCCAAGACGCCACACCTGTCTTCTGCCATTAAGCTGGCCTCCCCGCTTCCCTCATGCAAATGTGCGCTCGAAAGGCCATATTGGCTTCCGCAGAAAATATTTCCACCGGGCAAGTTAACGTACAAAATTTAACACAGCCGCAAAACTCGCGCCTAAAGACCTGAATTAATGAAGCCCACCACTCTACATATTGCCCAAAATCTTGTAACTGGCCTATCAAACGCGAACTCCGCAAGCCAGACGCGGCGAAGGGCACGAAACAGATTAAAAATGGAATGCTGCAAATTAACTATTCGAACGCGACTGGCCCAAAgttatttgaatattcgaaaaCAACCGCTCAGGAAAGCTGAAAACTCGGCATTTACCCAACGGTACAGTTGCGGCGAGGAGCGTCAGTCAACGGCCGGTACGAACGCAGTTCTCAGGAAAGTGTCGTAGAACTAAATAAAATACCTCAATGATACGAGAACGGTATTCAACTACGCGgaatttggtgcaaatatttcGGAACGGCTGCCTAACTTCAAAAAACCAGGGCGTAAAACTATCAACGGCTTCCCGAGGAACAACGCGcccgactgaaaaaaaaaaaatcccgcaaAAATGCCAAAACCCCATCTAAGTGGACAATAGTTGCCTAAATCAGGAATGATAATTATACTAAGGCAAAATTTGTGAAAATTGGCTATGAACGCGTCCCAACAGGAATCGAACATTTAAGCCTAATATGCTTATACAACGAAGCGctcgactgaaaaaaaaaatcccgcaaAAATGCCACAAAAACCCATCTGAAATGGACAAATAGCTTACTAAAGGAAGA
This portion of the Amblyomma americanum isolate KBUSLIRL-KWMA chromosome 10, ASM5285725v1, whole genome shotgun sequence genome encodes:
- the LOC144107973 gene encoding uncharacterized protein LOC144107973 isoform X2; its protein translation is MGSQHFCLKWTNHQSNMLAAFEQLRFNEALVDVTLACDGQTLKAHKMILSACSPFFQAIFAENPCKHPIVILKDMRYMDLKAIVEFMYRGEVDVSQDDLTALLKTAETLKVKGFAEDTNENQNGGLVTSVDGAGDAGLVGTPRAESPPLSKRKRSRRHRRRSPSDSSKSGSEDAPPATRIKGPDSPEIIEHDTTSSDRVTNLPAASPSSWASNVAASSSTAVPSGARHGSSVEASISQHIEDSTGDDVVEGDDADFDVEHFDVMEESTTTENVPEFSDVASSQALGDESQQYHHTGPTTDNSALLPAQHSLPSDISATSQDIKPSPSSLTTYDDRTIPPVVATSPATALSGDGTSTAMEVMDASGAPAIAGPSGYQQSTPSHGTYPVLDHSTTSIFFSFLPHVCLTVILSYVVLQGSALPATPGTVHMLRLHRAPLNAGLWLSCPVFGL
- the LOC144107973 gene encoding uncharacterized protein LOC144107973 isoform X1, with amino-acid sequence MGSQHFCLKWTNHQSNMLAAFEQLRFNEALVDVTLACDGQTLKAHKMILSACSPFFQAIFAENPCKHPIVILKDMRYMDLKAIVEFMYRGEVDVSQDDLTALLKTAETLKVKGFAEDTNENQNGGLVTSVDGAGDAGLVGTPRAESPPLSKRKRSRRHRRRSPSDSSKSGSEDAPPATRIKGPDSPEIIEHDTTSSDRVTNLPAASPSSWASNVAASSSTAVPSGARHGSSVEASISQHIEDSTGDDVVEGDDADFDVEHFDVMEESTTTENVPEFSDVASSQALGDESQQYHHTGPTTDNSALLPAQHSLPSDISATSQVDIKPSPSSLTTYDDRTIPPVVATSPATALSGDGTSTAMEVMDASGAPAIAGPSGYQQSTPSHGTYPVLDHSTTSIFFSFLPHVCLTVILSYVVLQGSALPATPGTVHMLRLHRAPLNAGLWLSCPVFGL